The following coding sequences lie in one Dunckerocampus dactyliophorus isolate RoL2022-P2 chromosome 4, RoL_Ddac_1.1, whole genome shotgun sequence genomic window:
- the nkx2.7 gene encoding NK2 transcription factor related 7 translates to MHGSQRKLFNHDTTVEGEMNKYETDSSSDSDRGSKRGAGSRRRPRVLFSRAQVSELERRFHQQRYLSAPEREQLALVIKLTSTQIKIWFQNRRYKCKRQSQDRTLGLVPKRVPVPVLVRDGKVCGAASLPPAYNATFGHYSSTVVGYGSHGVCGYAYHSVSPVSPDGNNTEGAFICALEGRTGW, encoded by the exons ATGCATGGGAGTCAGAGGAAGCTTTTCAACCACGACACAACAGTGGAGGGGGAGATGAATAAATATG AGACAGACAGCTCCAGCGACAGTGACAGAGGCTCCAAACGAGGTGCAGGATCTCGCAGAAGACCACGTGTCCTCTTCTCCCGGGCCCAGGTGTCTGAGCTAGAACGCCGTTTCCACCAGCAGCGCTACCTGTCGGCCCCAGAGAGAGAGCAACTGGCCCTCGTCATCAAGCTGACCTCAACTCAGATCAAgatctggttccagaaccgcAGGTACAAGTGCAAGCGTCAAAGTCAGGACAGAACCCTGGGACTTGTACCCAAGAGGGTGCCTGTGCCGGTACTGGTACGGGATGGCAAAGTGTGTGGAGCAGCATCACTGCCACCTGCTTACAATGCAACCTTTGGACATTATAGCAGCACCGTGGTGGGCTATGGGAGCCATGGTGTGTGTGGTTACGCCTATCACAGTGTTTCTCCTGTTTCTCCTGATGGCAACAACACTGAGGGGGCCTTCATTTGTGCACTGGAGGGCCGCACAGGATGGTGA
- the nkx3-1 gene encoding homeobox protein Nkx-3.1: protein MSDPVKPRTSFLIEDILSMKDNAGKCCPQTTDKWEEEAKKLSESTFVKQTAASLDKTCPSTSESDGFPSTGKPKRSRAAFTHVQVLELEKKFNHQKYLSAPERALLASRLRLTETQVKIWFQNRRYKTKRKQQASEFWKDTYKVNGLDPTALISTFCRAYQCKPYLWDYGGPWRPVMW from the exons ATGTCGGATCCGGTCAAACCTCGGACATCCTTCCTGATAGAGGACATCCTCTCCATGAAAGAcaatgctggaaaatgctgtCCACAGACGACGGACAAATGGGAAGAAGAAGCCAAAAAGTTATCAGAGTCAACGTTTGTAAAGCAGACAG CTGCATCACTGGACAAAACCTGTCCCAGCACGTCCGAGTCCGACGGCTTCCCATCAACAGGAAAACCCAAACGCTCCCGAGCGGCGTTCACACACGTCCAAGTGCTGGAACTGGAGAAGAAATTCAACCACCAGAAGTACCTGTCGGCCCCAGAGAGAGCCCTCCTGGCCAGCCGGTTAAGACTGACCGAGACACAGGTGAAGATCTGGTTTCAGAACCGCAGGTacaaaacaaagagaaagcAGCAAGCGTCTGAGTTCTGGAAAGACACGTACAAAGTAAATGGACTGGACCCGACAGCGCTCATCAGTACTTTCTGCAGGGCGTACCAGTGCAAACCATACTTGTGGGACTATGGGGGGCCCTGGAGACCTGTGATGTGGTGA
- the slc25a37 gene encoding mitoferrin-1 isoform X2, whose protein sequence is MQSLQPDPNAQYRGVYEALKRIIRTEGFFRPLRGLNITMMGAGPAHALYFACYERVKRSLSDVIQNGGNSHLANGIAGSVATVLHDAVMNPAEVVKQRMQMYNSPYRGLWDCMRTVTRTEGAGAFYRSYSTQLTMNIPFQAVHFITYETMQEWLNPHRHYHPGTHIVSGAAAGAISAAVTTPLDVCKTLLNTQENVALTSMNISGHLTGMVNAFRTVYKLGGLGAFFKGVQARVIYQMPSTAIAWSVYEFFKYFLTKKEAGPVSLNGK, encoded by the exons ATGCAGAGCCTGCAGCCTGACCCAAATGCCCAGTATAGAGGTGTATATGAAGCTCTGAAAAGGATCATCCGCACAGAGGGCTTCTTCAGACCGCTCAGGGGTCTCAACATCACCATGATGGGCGCTGGTCCCGCCCACGCACTTTACTTCGCCTGCTACGAACGAGTCAAGCGCTCCCTGAGTGACGTCATTCAAAATGGAGGCAATAGCCATCTGGCTAACG GTATTGCAGGCAGTGTGGCCACTGTCCTCCATGATGCCGTCATGAATCCTGCAGAGG TGGTGAAGCAGAGGATGCAAATGTACAACTCACCCTATCGTGGACTTTGGGACTGCATGCGGACAGTGACACGCACGGAGGGCGCGGGCGCCTTCTACCGCAGCTACAGCACACAGCTGACCATGAACATCCCCTTCCAGGCCGTTCACTTCATTACCTACGAGACCATGCAGGAGTGGTTAAACCCTCACAGACACTACCACCCTGGCACCCACATTGTGTCCGGCGCGGCAGCGGGCGCCATTTCCGCTGCCGTCACTACACCGCTTGACGTTTGCAAGACGTTGCTCAACACGCAGGAGAACGTGGCGCTCACCTCCATGAACATCAGCGGCCATTTAACAGGAATGGTGAATGCTTTCAGGACAGTGTACAAGCTTGGTGGTTTGGGGGCTTTCTTCAAAGGGGTGCAGGCTCGGGTCATATACCAGATGCCCTCCACTGCCATTGCCTGGTCCGTGTACGAATTCTTCAAGTACTTTCTGACAAAGAAAGAGGCAGGGCCTGTGTCATTAAATGGAAAGTGA
- the slc25a37 gene encoding mitoferrin-1 isoform X1, with the protein MELSSDRVVATLDMSQTPSQGGEPVNSSDGDYESLPPHVSVTIHMTAGAVAGVLEHTVMYPVDSVKTRMQSLQPDPNAQYRGVYEALKRIIRTEGFFRPLRGLNITMMGAGPAHALYFACYERVKRSLSDVIQNGGNSHLANGIAGSVATVLHDAVMNPAEVVKQRMQMYNSPYRGLWDCMRTVTRTEGAGAFYRSYSTQLTMNIPFQAVHFITYETMQEWLNPHRHYHPGTHIVSGAAAGAISAAVTTPLDVCKTLLNTQENVALTSMNISGHLTGMVNAFRTVYKLGGLGAFFKGVQARVIYQMPSTAIAWSVYEFFKYFLTKKEAGPVSLNGK; encoded by the exons ATGGAGTTGAGCTCGGACCGTGTGGTGGCAACGCTGGACATGTCGCAAACCCCAAGCCAGGGCGGCGAGCCTGTTAATAGTAGCGATGGTGACTACGAAAGCTTGCCGCCTCATGTGTCGGTGACTATACACATGACAGCGGGCGCCGTGGCTGGCGTGCTGGAGCACACTGTCATGTACCCGGTGGACTCTGTCAAG ACAAGGATGCAGAGCCTGCAGCCTGACCCAAATGCCCAGTATAGAGGTGTATATGAAGCTCTGAAAAGGATCATCCGCACAGAGGGCTTCTTCAGACCGCTCAGGGGTCTCAACATCACCATGATGGGCGCTGGTCCCGCCCACGCACTTTACTTCGCCTGCTACGAACGAGTCAAGCGCTCCCTGAGTGACGTCATTCAAAATGGAGGCAATAGCCATCTGGCTAACG GTATTGCAGGCAGTGTGGCCACTGTCCTCCATGATGCCGTCATGAATCCTGCAGAGG TGGTGAAGCAGAGGATGCAAATGTACAACTCACCCTATCGTGGACTTTGGGACTGCATGCGGACAGTGACACGCACGGAGGGCGCGGGCGCCTTCTACCGCAGCTACAGCACACAGCTGACCATGAACATCCCCTTCCAGGCCGTTCACTTCATTACCTACGAGACCATGCAGGAGTGGTTAAACCCTCACAGACACTACCACCCTGGCACCCACATTGTGTCCGGCGCGGCAGCGGGCGCCATTTCCGCTGCCGTCACTACACCGCTTGACGTTTGCAAGACGTTGCTCAACACGCAGGAGAACGTGGCGCTCACCTCCATGAACATCAGCGGCCATTTAACAGGAATGGTGAATGCTTTCAGGACAGTGTACAAGCTTGGTGGTTTGGGGGCTTTCTTCAAAGGGGTGCAGGCTCGGGTCATATACCAGATGCCCTCCACTGCCATTGCCTGGTCCGTGTACGAATTCTTCAAGTACTTTCTGACAAAGAAAGAGGCAGGGCCTGTGTCATTAAATGGAAAGTGA
- the entpd4 gene encoding ectonucleoside triphosphate diphosphohydrolase 4 isoform X3, whose amino-acid sequence MGRISFSCLFPASWHFSLSSQMLPRLLLPSVRQLLFVGLLLFLLVALYLFVVTGKLPASWITKENHFHRHLARVTDVDATDASNPNLNYGLVVDCGSSGSRVYVYCWPRHNGNPHELLDIRQMRDQNRKSLVMKIKPGISELAKTPEKASDYIYPLLSFAAEHVPKDKHIETPLYILCTAGMRILPDSQQEAILEDLRTDIPVHFNFLFSDSHVEVISGKQEGVYAWIGINFVLGRFTHAHNDGEAVIEVNVPGNDQQEALVRKRTAGVLDMGGASTQIAFEVPKTVSFTSPQQKVHLRGTGDFDQCRQSLQPFLNRTNDTQTSLSGIYQPAIDFSNSQFFGFSEFYYCTEDVLRIGGDYNASKYAQAAKSYCATRWKTLRERFDSGLYASHADLHRLKNQCFKSAWMYEVLHSGFSFPTDYKNLKTAFLVYDKEVQWTLGAILFRTRFLPLRDIQQESLKGVHAHWRHSFSFVNNHYLFLVCFFVVLLSIILYLLRLRRIHRRAAQRCSPSSVPWLENGLGSPTLPINL is encoded by the exons ATGGGCAG GATCAGCTTTTCCTGCCTTTTCCCAGCGTCCTGGCATTTCAGTCTGTCGTCCCAAATGCTTCCTCGGCTCTTGCTACCTTCAGTCAGGCAGCTGCTTTTTGTAGGGCTGCTCCTCTTCCTTTTGGTAGCACTTTACCTGTTTGTTGTCACTGGAAAGTTGCCTGCCAGCTGGATCACAAAGGAAAACCACTTTCACAG gCACCTGGCTCGGGTAACTGATGTGGATGCAACAGACGCAAGCAATCCCAACCTAAACTATGGGTTGGTCGTGGATTGTGGCAGCAGCGGCTCCCGGGTGTATGTGTACTGCTGGCCAAGACACAACGGCAATCCCCATGAACTGCTGGACATTCGGCAAATGAGAGATCAAAATCGGAAGTCTCTGGTCATGAAGATCAAGCCAG GAATTTCTGAATTGGCTAAAACACCAGAGAAAGCCAGTGACTACATATATCCTCTGTTGAGCTTTGCAGCTGAACATGTTCCCAAAGACAAACACATAGAAACCCCCCTCTATATTCTATGCACAGCTGGAATGAGAATTCTGCCTGACAG TCAGCAGGAGGCTATTTTGGAAGACCTTCGAACAGACATCCCGGTCCACTTCAACTTCCTGTTCTCAGATTCCCATGTGGAAGTGATTTCTGGAAAACAGGAGG GTGTTTATGCATGGATTGGCATAAACTTTGTCCTTGGAAGGTTTACCCATGCACACAATG ATGGGGAAGCTGTCATAGAGGTCAATGTCCCAGGCAATGATCAACAGGAGGCACTGGTGAGAAAAAGGACTGCTGGTGTTTTGGACATGGGCGGAGCTTCCACACAGATTGCATTTGAAGTGCCCAAAACCGTGAGCTTTACCTCTCCACAGCAG AAGGTCCATCTGCGAGGCACTGGGGACTTTGACCAGTGCAGACAGAGTTTACAACCTTTCCTCAATCGCACAAATGATACTCAAACCTCTCTGAGTGGCATCTACCAGCCGGCCATTGATTTCAGCAACAGCCAGTTCTTTGGCTTCTCTGAGTTCTACTATTGCACCGAGGACGTGCTACGCATAGGCGGAGACTATAATGCTTCCAAATATGCTCAAGCTGCCAAG AGTTACTGCGCCACCCGGTGGAAGACTCTAAGGGAACGCTTTGATTCTGGCCTGTATGCCTCTCATGCTGACCTCCATAGACTCAA GAACCAGTGTTTTAAATCAGCATGGATGTATGAAGTATTGCATTCAGGCTTCTCTTTTCCTACCGACTATAAAAACCTGAAAACTGCCTTTTTGGTCTACGACAAAGAGGTGCAGTGGACTCTTGGTGCTATTCTATTCCGAACACGTTTTCTGCCTTTGAG gGACATCCAACAAGAAAGTCTAAAAGGAGTGCATGCTCACTGGCGGCACAGCTTCTCCTTTGTCAACAACCACTACTTATTCCTAGTCTGCTTCTTCGTTGTCCTACTGTCTATCATTCTGTACTTACTGCGACTTCGCCGAATACACAGGCGTGCTGCACAGCGCTGCTCGCCTTCCTCTGTACCGTGGCTGGAGAATGGCCTTGGATCACCGACACTCCCCATCAATCTATAA
- the entpd4 gene encoding ectonucleoside triphosphate diphosphohydrolase 4 isoform X1: MGRISFSCLFPASWHFSLSSQMLPRLLLPSVRQLLFVGLLLFLLVALYLFVVTGKLPASWITKENHFHRHLARVTDVDATDASNPNLNYGLVVDCGSSGSRVYVYCWPRHNGNPHELLDIRQMRDQNRKSLVMKIKPGISELAKTPEKASDYIYPLLSFAAEHVPKDKHIETPLYILCTAGMRILPDSQQEAILEDLRTDIPVHFNFLFSDSHVEVISGKQEGVYAWIGINFVLGRFTHAHNDGEAVIEVNVPGNDQQEALVRKRTAGVLDMGGASTQIAFEVPKTVSFTSPQQEEIAKNLLAEFNLGCDAHRTDHVYRVYVSTFLGFGGNTAHQRYEESLIRSTATRNKLLGQHIGETAEFPLLDPCLPTDLQDEIGFSPQKVHLRGTGDFDQCRQSLQPFLNRTNDTQTSLSGIYQPAIDFSNSQFFGFSEFYYCTEDVLRIGGDYNASKYAQAAKSYCATRWKTLRERFDSGLYASHADLHRLKNQCFKSAWMYEVLHSGFSFPTDYKNLKTAFLVYDKEVQWTLGAILFRTRFLPLRDIQQESLKGVHAHWRHSFSFVNNHYLFLVCFFVVLLSIILYLLRLRRIHRRAAQRCSPSSVPWLENGLGSPTLPINL; this comes from the exons ATGGGCAG GATCAGCTTTTCCTGCCTTTTCCCAGCGTCCTGGCATTTCAGTCTGTCGTCCCAAATGCTTCCTCGGCTCTTGCTACCTTCAGTCAGGCAGCTGCTTTTTGTAGGGCTGCTCCTCTTCCTTTTGGTAGCACTTTACCTGTTTGTTGTCACTGGAAAGTTGCCTGCCAGCTGGATCACAAAGGAAAACCACTTTCACAG gCACCTGGCTCGGGTAACTGATGTGGATGCAACAGACGCAAGCAATCCCAACCTAAACTATGGGTTGGTCGTGGATTGTGGCAGCAGCGGCTCCCGGGTGTATGTGTACTGCTGGCCAAGACACAACGGCAATCCCCATGAACTGCTGGACATTCGGCAAATGAGAGATCAAAATCGGAAGTCTCTGGTCATGAAGATCAAGCCAG GAATTTCTGAATTGGCTAAAACACCAGAGAAAGCCAGTGACTACATATATCCTCTGTTGAGCTTTGCAGCTGAACATGTTCCCAAAGACAAACACATAGAAACCCCCCTCTATATTCTATGCACAGCTGGAATGAGAATTCTGCCTGACAG TCAGCAGGAGGCTATTTTGGAAGACCTTCGAACAGACATCCCGGTCCACTTCAACTTCCTGTTCTCAGATTCCCATGTGGAAGTGATTTCTGGAAAACAGGAGG GTGTTTATGCATGGATTGGCATAAACTTTGTCCTTGGAAGGTTTACCCATGCACACAATG ATGGGGAAGCTGTCATAGAGGTCAATGTCCCAGGCAATGATCAACAGGAGGCACTGGTGAGAAAAAGGACTGCTGGTGTTTTGGACATGGGCGGAGCTTCCACACAGATTGCATTTGAAGTGCCCAAAACCGTGAGCTTTACCTCTCCACAGCAG GAGGAAATTGCCAAAAACCTACTAGCAGAGTTTAATTTGGGGTGCGATGCTCATCGTACTGACCATGTGTACCGTGTGTATGTGTCTACCTTCCTGGGTTTTGGAGGAAACACTGCACATCAAAGATACGAGGAGAGCCTCATCAGAAGCACTGCCACTCGAAATAA GCTGTTAGGTCAGCATATAGGGGAGACTGCAGAGTTCCCCCTCCTGGACCCATGTCTGCCCACAGACCTGCAGGATGAGATTGGTTTCTCTCCACAGAAGGTCCATCTGCGAGGCACTGGGGACTTTGACCAGTGCAGACAGAGTTTACAACCTTTCCTCAATCGCACAAATGATACTCAAACCTCTCTGAGTGGCATCTACCAGCCGGCCATTGATTTCAGCAACAGCCAGTTCTTTGGCTTCTCTGAGTTCTACTATTGCACCGAGGACGTGCTACGCATAGGCGGAGACTATAATGCTTCCAAATATGCTCAAGCTGCCAAG AGTTACTGCGCCACCCGGTGGAAGACTCTAAGGGAACGCTTTGATTCTGGCCTGTATGCCTCTCATGCTGACCTCCATAGACTCAA GAACCAGTGTTTTAAATCAGCATGGATGTATGAAGTATTGCATTCAGGCTTCTCTTTTCCTACCGACTATAAAAACCTGAAAACTGCCTTTTTGGTCTACGACAAAGAGGTGCAGTGGACTCTTGGTGCTATTCTATTCCGAACACGTTTTCTGCCTTTGAG gGACATCCAACAAGAAAGTCTAAAAGGAGTGCATGCTCACTGGCGGCACAGCTTCTCCTTTGTCAACAACCACTACTTATTCCTAGTCTGCTTCTTCGTTGTCCTACTGTCTATCATTCTGTACTTACTGCGACTTCGCCGAATACACAGGCGTGCTGCACAGCGCTGCTCGCCTTCCTCTGTACCGTGGCTGGAGAATGGCCTTGGATCACCGACACTCCCCATCAATCTATAA
- the entpd4 gene encoding ectonucleoside triphosphate diphosphohydrolase 4 isoform X2 — MGRISFSCLFPASWHFSLSSQMLPRLLLPSVRQLLFVGLLLFLLVALYLFVVTGKLPASWITKENHFHRHLARVTDVDATDASNPNLNYGLVVDCGSSGSRVYVYCWPRHNGNPHELLDIRQMRDQNRKSLVMKIKPGISELAKTPEKASDYIYPLLSFAAEHVPKDKHIETPLYILCTAGMRILPDSQQEAILEDLRTDIPVHFNFLFSDSHVEVISGKQEGVYAWIGINFVLGRFTHAHNDGEAVIEVNVPGNDQQEALVRKRTAGVLDMGGASTQIAFEVPKTVSFTSPQQEEIAKNLLAEFNLGCDAHRTDHVYRVYVSTFLGFGGNTAHQRYEESLIRSTATRNKLLGQHIGETAEFPLLDPCLPTDLQDEIGFSPQKVHLRGTGDFDQCRQSLQPFLNRTNDTQTSLSGIYQPAIDFSNSQFFGFSEFYYCTEDVLRIGGDYNASKYAQAAKSYCATRWKTLRERFDSGLYASHADLHRLKNQCFKSAWMYEVLHSGFSFPTDYKNLKTAFLVYDKEVQWTLGAILFRTRFLPLSSIFAERISCVQRR; from the exons ATGGGCAG GATCAGCTTTTCCTGCCTTTTCCCAGCGTCCTGGCATTTCAGTCTGTCGTCCCAAATGCTTCCTCGGCTCTTGCTACCTTCAGTCAGGCAGCTGCTTTTTGTAGGGCTGCTCCTCTTCCTTTTGGTAGCACTTTACCTGTTTGTTGTCACTGGAAAGTTGCCTGCCAGCTGGATCACAAAGGAAAACCACTTTCACAG gCACCTGGCTCGGGTAACTGATGTGGATGCAACAGACGCAAGCAATCCCAACCTAAACTATGGGTTGGTCGTGGATTGTGGCAGCAGCGGCTCCCGGGTGTATGTGTACTGCTGGCCAAGACACAACGGCAATCCCCATGAACTGCTGGACATTCGGCAAATGAGAGATCAAAATCGGAAGTCTCTGGTCATGAAGATCAAGCCAG GAATTTCTGAATTGGCTAAAACACCAGAGAAAGCCAGTGACTACATATATCCTCTGTTGAGCTTTGCAGCTGAACATGTTCCCAAAGACAAACACATAGAAACCCCCCTCTATATTCTATGCACAGCTGGAATGAGAATTCTGCCTGACAG TCAGCAGGAGGCTATTTTGGAAGACCTTCGAACAGACATCCCGGTCCACTTCAACTTCCTGTTCTCAGATTCCCATGTGGAAGTGATTTCTGGAAAACAGGAGG GTGTTTATGCATGGATTGGCATAAACTTTGTCCTTGGAAGGTTTACCCATGCACACAATG ATGGGGAAGCTGTCATAGAGGTCAATGTCCCAGGCAATGATCAACAGGAGGCACTGGTGAGAAAAAGGACTGCTGGTGTTTTGGACATGGGCGGAGCTTCCACACAGATTGCATTTGAAGTGCCCAAAACCGTGAGCTTTACCTCTCCACAGCAG GAGGAAATTGCCAAAAACCTACTAGCAGAGTTTAATTTGGGGTGCGATGCTCATCGTACTGACCATGTGTACCGTGTGTATGTGTCTACCTTCCTGGGTTTTGGAGGAAACACTGCACATCAAAGATACGAGGAGAGCCTCATCAGAAGCACTGCCACTCGAAATAA GCTGTTAGGTCAGCATATAGGGGAGACTGCAGAGTTCCCCCTCCTGGACCCATGTCTGCCCACAGACCTGCAGGATGAGATTGGTTTCTCTCCACAGAAGGTCCATCTGCGAGGCACTGGGGACTTTGACCAGTGCAGACAGAGTTTACAACCTTTCCTCAATCGCACAAATGATACTCAAACCTCTCTGAGTGGCATCTACCAGCCGGCCATTGATTTCAGCAACAGCCAGTTCTTTGGCTTCTCTGAGTTCTACTATTGCACCGAGGACGTGCTACGCATAGGCGGAGACTATAATGCTTCCAAATATGCTCAAGCTGCCAAG AGTTACTGCGCCACCCGGTGGAAGACTCTAAGGGAACGCTTTGATTCTGGCCTGTATGCCTCTCATGCTGACCTCCATAGACTCAA GAACCAGTGTTTTAAATCAGCATGGATGTATGAAGTATTGCATTCAGGCTTCTCTTTTCCTACCGACTATAAAAACCTGAAAACTGCCTTTTTGGTCTACGACAAAGAGGTGCAGTGGACTCTTGGTGCTATTCTATTCCGAACACGTTTTCTGCCTTTGAG TTCGATATTTGCAGAGAGGATCTCTTGTGTACAAAGACGTTag